The genomic interval GTTCGACGCATCGAGCACCAGTAAACTGGAAACGGTGTAGTCGGCTCTGGCCAGTTTCAGCACAAACTTGCCGGTACGCGGATGCACATAGAGCGTGCCATCGATATGACGCAGCACCTCGGCGATGAATTCCTCCAAGGGTTGTTCGCGATCCCACAAGATCGACAAGCCGTATTGTTCGGAGGCCAGTGTATTGGCCGCTGCCTGGAAACTGGTTGCATCAATTTCGCTCGCCGCGTAGCCCAAGCCCCACGTGGCGTTGTTCAGGCACTCGTAGATGATGTGCGACGGGTTCGCGTCATTGTTGATGTTGCCGCCACCCAAGGCCGCCGGTGCGGGAATGCGCCGCGCTTCGACGCTCCACGGCTTGACGTAAGGATTCATGGCCGACAGCAGGCATTGCTGCGCGATGAGCGACACGACGCCACGGAAGGCCGGGATGATGCTGCCGAGCATCTGCTGCAGGTAGCCGGAAACGGTTTCCGCTGGCCCACCCATCTTGATTTCGACGTAGCCCTGGACACCGCCCTCGCGGGACTCGCCACCGAAGAGTTCGGGCGCGTTGATGTAGATCGTCTGCGAGGACGTGATGCTGCCGCTCCAGGCCGTGCGCTCGCCGACGATGATGCGCGTCACGGCATCCACCGGCCCGTGGCACAGCGCCAGATGGAGTCCGGCGTAATAGCGATGGCCGACGACATAGGTGGATGAACCGCCACCGCCTTTACCGCCGCCGCCCATTTACGCTGCCTCCTGTTGCTGCGCGTGCTGTTGCTCAACCGCCTCAGCCAGACGGCTGGCCATCGCATCGCCCGTTGCGCGCAACCAGTCGGTCGTGACACCCTGTTGCCGAAAATCATCGAAGCTCACGCCATCGCGCGGGAACCACTTGCGCAGACCGGCATTGCAGTAGCCGAAGGCCTTGGCATCGTCATGGGTCACAATCATTTCTTGCCTCCACTGCCCGACGATTGACGAATTTCGGTCGTTTTGACGTCGCCATACCAGACCACATTGGCCTGACGAATGACGCGGGTGCCGAACAGCACAGGAATGGCCTTTCCGGATTCCGCCACCGGCACATCGAGGTTGCCCGGCGTGGGCGCAATGGGCTTCGGCGGCTTTGGCGTAAGCAACATGCCGATGACTGTGGTGATGACCCAGATGGCAATCTGTACCCACATGATTCAGCCCTCAGACAATGGAATCGCCCGCGAACGGGTTCTTGACGGGGATCCAGGGAAACCCGCCGAAATTGAGACTGTTGCCGAACTTGCTCTGGCAGGTGGCAAACGTCCGGTCACAGCCGGCAAAGGCTTCAAATGCCGAGCCCACAGCAATGCCCGGCAGAACGGCCGAAAGCGTGACGGTGTCGCCCGAGTGATTGGTGATCATGCGTGGCACGCCGCCGACTCGCAGATATCCTCCGGTCAACCAGCCTGTCGCCTGCGCGAGCAAGGCGCTTGATGTCACGTTCAGTCCGGACAGCGCACTCACCGTGCCGGCCACCTTGTAGGCTTGGTTGTTCATCCCGCAGCCCGGATCGAACAGTGCATGGCGGCACCCGGTCTGGTAGTGGGCGCGCAAGCCCGGCCGCTTCAGAGCCGTGAAGATCGACTCGCATCGAATCTTCGCGGTACTGCCGCTGAACACCACGGAGGCCACGCGTCCCTTCCACCAGGTGATGTACTCGGCGTCGCCCAGGTGGTTGCGGAACACCGTCAGCGACACCACGCCATTGGGCCGTGCCGCCGCGAAGAGTTGGGCCACCGCAAAGTCGCGGGCGCACTCGAGGTCAATGCCGTTGCGGGCAAAATCGGGCGACTGCTCGACGGCTGAGCGACGGATCACGGCCGGCTGATAGCTTTCGGCCTGGTAGGTAATGACATCCCGGGCACTCGTTACCGTCCATACCTGCTGACCGAGTACGAAACGATAAAGCTCGACCGGCTGGCCAGCCGCCGCCGAAATTTCCTGTGTGGTGTAGGTCATGCTTTCACGCTCAGCATCGGGATGGATGCTTCCACGACGCTGTCCGTCTGCCAGTTGATCTCGATCTGGTCGGCATCGAGTCGGGTTTTTTCCAGAAAGTAGATGGCGATCCAGTCCTCGGGGTTGGCGTCGAACCCGAAGGACTGGTTGATCGTCATCACTTCTTCGTCACCGATGGTTCCTGCCCCGAAACTTGAGACGGTGCGGAAATACCAGGTGCCGTTTTTGTAGAGGAACGCGGCTTCGGTGCGCCCCGGCATCGGGTTGAAATAGAGTGCGTAACCGCGCGAGGCAACCGTCATCACCGTCTGGTTGGAGAGGATTTTCTTGACCGGGACGATGGAGGCTTCCCAGGTCGGGTGCCAGAACGCGGTCAAGCGGCCCTGGCGGGCGGCCAGCCATGCCTTGAAGGCGGCGACCTCGGTGCGGTTCTTGAAGAGGTAGTCGAAGGAACGGCGCACGAAGGGTCGCGCGGCATGATCATCCACTGCCGTGATGCCGGTGTCGAAATCCAACACTTCGGCCAGCCGCCGATAGTCACTCTCCACGTCGCGCACCCGGTTCGGGCGTGTGATCCAGACCGGGGTCGAGTTGAAGGTGGTGGTCGAGTCCTGCTTGGTGATGGCCGTGGTACCGGCGATATCGAACACCAGCCGGGCGGTGGCGATGGCGTCCGTCACTCGCGAGACCGCTTGTGTCACGCGCAGCCGCGCCGTGCGCGCCGGTGTCACAAACGCGCCTGCCGGCCAGGATTGCAGCAAGGGCTGCTTCAGTGTCACAGCGTTGCTCGCCACCGACAGCACCTCTGCCGCCTCGGTGTTGCGACTGTCTGAGCCAATCACCAGGAGACCGTCTGCCTCGTATTCGAGATTGGTGGTGGTCAGCGGAATCACCGTACTGCCTGCTGCGATGGCTGCCGTGAGCACCGCCTTGTCAGGCCAGATCGGCAGCGCATAGACCCGCGATTGCCAGGCCGAGAGCAGCACATCCAGCAGCGCGGCATCCACACTGCCCACCAGAATCGAGAACTCCAGGGAGCGGCGCGGCTTGGCCCGCAAGCTGACCCGTTGTTCTGTACCGTCGCGGGCGGTGAGTACGTCGGTCGCCCACATCAAGCGTTCCAGCCAGCCGTCTGCCCAGTTGGGTTTGAGTCCGAACACCACGACGCGTCGGCCCGAGATCGACAGCGTCGGCGCTTCATCCGGAAACTGGAAGGTGAAATCCGCTTCGATCACGGGTGGTCCGTCGAGGCTCACCGAGACGTTGTGCAGGCGGGACTCCAGCATGCCGTAAGTCGTTGGCGGATTGGCCGGGGCGGCAAGAGATATACCGCCATCGTTCGCACCGATCACCGCCGTCAAGGTTTGAGACGCGAAGTGCGCGTTCCACACCTCAACCTGGCGCATCTGTGTCGACAGCAGATTGCCCAGTGCGATCGTGGCCGGCAAGAGATGGACGTGGTGATACCAGTCCTGCTCAAACTGGCGAACCAGATTTCCCGAGAAGGCCGAAACGATCTCGCTGATCGGCAGGTTGTTGGTCTTCACGCCGGCATTGGGCGGATTGCCGGCCAACGCTGCCGCATAGGGCAGCGTCAAGGGCGCAGGCAGGAACTTGGCCGCCGCGCCATAGGCGGGATTCCCAGGAAGCCCCGAGGGCAGGACAGCGCCGCTATACGTGGCCATGAGTCGTCATTTCAAGAACCCGTAACCGCCGTAGCTCATGGAGAAGACCATCCAGTCATTGCCACCCAGGGTTACCACGTCCTTGTTAACGTACTGACCGTTCATGCGCAGCACCCGGGCACCCGGGGCATAGCCCATCATCGAATAGAAACCAGACGGAGTTGGGCGACCGACCTCGATGGTCGCGGGATACTGCGGCGTGACACCGTTAAATGCAATCGGCGCATAGCTATCCAGTTGCCGTGCATATCCGGAATAGAACGCCCGCACGGCATCTACCCCCGAGGTGCCGACCTTCCATTTGTTGGTGTTGCCGTCGATGTCGGTCCGCATATAGGTGCTGTAGGTATCCGACAGGAAGGCGCCTCCTGTAAATGTGCAGGTCTTGGTGATCGCTCCGAACAAGAACGGCGCATAGGTAGTGCTCGCGGTTTGCACGATGCAGTAACACCAGCCATCACCGCCAAACAGGAAATACTCGGCACTGCCCGACAGTTGCGTGACCGAGTACGAGCCTGATGCCACGGTCTGCGACGCATAGGCCAGACCGCTGCTGAAACTGGTCGAGCCATAACCCGCTACATAAGTCGCGTAGGAATGCAGATTGACGAACTGCCCGGTGGCGGCATGTTGCAGATGCAGGCGGAAATACCCTGCGTCCGCTTGATACATCAGTTGCACGTAGCCGCAGGAGCCAGTGGCGAAGAGCCGAATCTTGTCGAGCAGGTCGTTGGCGGAGGTGGTGATGCCAGACTGGAATGCCATCGATTACCTCACGCGAGCTTCAAGGCCCAGTAGTCGCTGTACCCGGTGCGAAAGACATCCTGTACCACCAGGTGATCAACGCCACCGACATTGATAATGTTCTCGGCCGCGTTGGCGTAACCCGGCACGGCGTAGCAGCCGTCCATCTCGCCCAGCCCAATGTGGATAAATGGCAGCAGCGGATAAGATCCGTCCGGACATTCGCGCATGGTTCCGCCCCAACTGCTCGGCCACATTGCCGACACGCCCGTCCAGACCCCGGTCGGCGCGTAATACGCGCCCGAATAGCCCGACGACTTGGGCAGGTGATTGCGGTATTGGTAGGAATTGCTCCAGCGCGTCGACCCGTTATAGGTGCCACCGATCAACAGGGGGTACGGGTACTGTCCTGGCGTGGCATAGGGCAGGAAAAGTCCCAGGTGCATCATTTCGTAATAGGTGCCAGTCTTGGCCACCATGACGATGCGCCGGCCATTGGCCACGATCCAGTACGGCATGGCGGAGGCCATGAGGAGTGCGTAGAACGGACCGCCCGGGTTGTACTGCCCGTCGAACGTCTGCGCCGCGTTCCAGCCAACGAAGCCACGGAGTTTCCAGTTGCCATAGTCGGCTCCGGCTTCTGACAGGATGCCAACGTTGACCTGATCGGTTCCCGCCAACCCGGGCCCTTGCAGCACCAATTCCGCCGGCGGTCCCGGTACCCAGCGCAGCACCGACCAGCGCTCGTTGGCTGGCAGCATGTCCTGAGTGACAAACTGCTTGAGGCGGTTCAGCAGATCGAGATAGTCGGTGGCAGTGCCACTGGTAAAAGCCATGGCTTACCTCAGTAATTCGCGCACGGCAGAGCCGTTACGGGAAAGGACGTTGAGAATGGTTTTTTCTCCGGCGGCCGAATTGAGATAGTCGCCAGCCATGCCAGGGTCGATGACATTCACGATGCGCACCGATTGCGAGGGCGCAGCGTTAGGCGCTGGCGATACCGCCGGCACCAGGCCACCGTCAGCGAAGGCCAGTCGTTGCCCACTCCATCGGGGCGCCGATAGGCCACCATTCAAGGCATGCAGGAAATCAACACCGACGCGGCGCACAGCATCCGCCCGCAGCACGTATTCGCCGGTGGAGAGACGTGCCGGAATGGAGTCACTGGTGGTAGTACCGGGGCCGGTGACATACCCGCCACCAGCGAATCCTGCCCACTTGAAGAGGCCGGAGACCAAACCGCCCAAGCCGCCCGTGCCGCCTTTGGTCATGCCACCAAAGAGTTCCTCGGCGATCTTCTGCGCGGCGATACGGTTGATGGCCGAGAGCACCGAGCGGGCAAAATCACCAAACGCGTCGGAGGCCGATTTCGCACCCGACCCGATCTGTTCGAACATCGTCGCGAAGGCGTTCTCGACGTCGCCGTTGATGCGTGTGGCCACGTCATCGGCCACGGTCTTGAGACCCGCCACTTCCACCTTGAGCCGAGCGACCCGGTTGATGGCTTCCTCTGAACCCGTCGCGGCGGCGAGGGCCTGCATCTTGGGGATCATGCCTTCCACTTCGGTGGCGGTCTGTTGGTGCACCGTCAGCACCTCGCGCCGCATCTGCGCCTCGGTAATCATCCCGGCATCCTTCTGCACCTGGAGTTCCCGTTCGCGAATGCTCATGCGGTCGGTGACGTTCTGATACTGGCGTTCGAGTTTTGCCAGTTCCGCCATGTCCGCTTCGACGTTGATCAGACGGCCGACATCGGCAGCACCCGTGGTGTCGCCCATGCGTTGCAGTTTTTCGATCAGGGGCTGGTATTCGCGTTCGAGGCGGGTCCGGGTGACATCGCCGCCGGCCCCGCCACGGATCTCGGCCATGCGGTCGCGCACACGGGCCAACTCGTCCGCCAGTTCCTTCTCGGCCTTGGCCGCAGCATGCGCGTTGGCGATCTCGACTTCGCCGCGCTTCATGTTGAGCACGGTGATCTCGCCCTCGAGTTTCTTCACCTCGGCTTTGGCGCGCAGGCGCTGCGCTTCATCCTTGCCGCCGACGGCCACCGCCGATTGCGCGCTCAGTTCCTGCTGCTTTGCCGTGAGTTCCTGGTCGATGGCCTGCTGCTCGATCTGTGTCTTGCGGGCGTAGTAGTCGCGCACGGACACCAGGCGGTCGTCGAGCGAACGATCGAGGGTTGCTTTCTGAAGATCGAGCCCTTCCTTCAGCACTTTGAATTCGGACTCGGCCTGTGCTTTGACCACGGCGAGTTTTGCGCCAGTGGCGTCCTTCTCCGCACCCTCGGCGGACTTCTTTTCGCACTTGCCATTGACCCACTGGCCGCCCGACACGACGCAGGCGATGCGCTGCATGTCCTCGGTTGGTTTGCCGGTCGGTGACTTCTCGTCCGGACGCTTGGGGCTGGTCAGCGCATCGAGCCGCTGCTTCGACGCCGCCAGTTCCTGCTCCCATTGCGCGAGGTTCTTCCTGAGCGTTGCCATCGCGCCTTCGTTGAACTTCACATCGAAGGGCATGAACGGCACCGGCGCTTTGCCGGTATCGACCTTCTTGCGGGTCGAATCGACCAATTCCTGAATGCGCGCGACCTCGTCACGTGCCTGCTTGATTTCGGTCCCGTTGAACAGGAGATTGCCGACCCCGCCCAGACCCACCCACATAGCCTTCAACTTGCCCGAGTCGTTCGCCGCCTCGCGCATGGCATTCGTGATGTTGATGAGTTCGGGCAGGAAATCGCGGGCCAGCGTGATGCCAAGTGCCGACGACGAGGCTTTGAGTGCCGTGAGATTGTCGTTGAACGCTTCCGCCGAACGCGCCGTTTCGGTGGTGAGCTTCAAACCCAGGCGTTCGGCTTCCGCCGTGAGTTGATTGATGCCGGCCGCCCCCTGGTTCAGGAACGGAATCATGTCCATGCCACTCTTGCCGAAGATCTTGACGGCAAGCGCTGTCTTGACCGCACCATCTTCCAGATTGGCGAAGACGTTGGCCACCTGCAGCAGCACATCCTCGGTGGACTTCATGCTGCCATCGGCATTCTTGACGGAGATGCCGAGTGCCTGGAACAGCTGCGCGCCATCACCGATGCCGGTATTGGCCTCGGTGATATTCTGCGACAGGCTCTTGATGCCTTTTTGCAGCGACTCCAGGCTGACGTCCGACAACTGCGCGGCAAAGCGCAAGGTCGACAGCGCTTCCACCGAGATGCCGATTTTCTGCGAGAGCTTGTTGAGATGATCGGCCGCGTCGATGGCACCTTTGATCATGGCAGCGAACCCGGCTACCGACAGAGAAACGCCCAGGCCTGCCAGCAGTCCTTTGACCCGGTTCGACTCGTCGCCGAGTTTGGCGAGGTTGCCGCGAATCGAATCGAAGGCCGATCGGGTTTGATCGACGGCAGTAATCAGCAGTTGTGCGCGGTCTTGGGTCACGGGTGGCTCGGGTCCTAAATCTTGGAGAGTTGCGTTTCAATGGCTCGGGCGAGGACGGGCAACTGGCCCCGTACCACGCCGGCCAGATCGAAGCGCCGTTTCAGCGTCACGTTGGGCACCAGGACGGCGATCGGGATTTCCTGGCCGCGCTTCACGCTCTTGGTGCCTGTGCGTTTGCGTTCGGCCCGCTTGAATCGCGCCAGCGACGACGCGTTCTCGCGCAGGTTCTCGGCCATCAAGATGACGCGACCGCCCTTCTGAATGAAGTACGCATTGCCGGAACGAATCAGGGCATCAATGACACGTTTGAAGGCACGCCGACCGATGCGACGACCTTCCTCGGTCAGCGGAATCAGCATCCGCCCGGAGAGGGTTCCGCCCCGGACATGGATACCCAGCCACGGAATCTTCGAGCCGATGAGAACTGCGGGCAGTTTGTCCTTGTCACGGTCGTAGACCTTGGCGCGCAATGAATTCACGAAGGCCGCTTTCTTGACCGTGAAATCGGACTTCATTTTGCTGCGCACGACATCGGCCACCGACTTGCCGCCGGCTTGCATGCCCGTGGCCACAGCCTTGTGAATAGCGGCCTGCTTTTGTCGCGTCCAGGCCTCGAGCGTGGATTTGTCGAGCAGGCCGGAAGTGGTCAGGGAAATCTTAAGCATCAAGGCGCCTCATGAACTTCTTGATGGCATCGCTGCTGCCTTGTGCCCCAACACTCACGACCGACAGGAGATTCGCCAGACGCCGCGACTCCTGCCGATCGATTGCGGCGATGAAGGCATCGACCTGCGCCAGGGTGTAATTCAGGATGCTGGCGTAGGCATGCCCGGCATCAATCAGTCGCTGGACTGCATCGCTCCAGGGATCCTGGCTCCCAGGGTTTGGCTTACCCGCGTCGCCGCCTCGGTCAGGCTCGGCAGCACGCGCTGGATAAAAAAATCGGCATTCACCTCGAATACCGCTTCTGCCAAACGCACTGCATCGTCGAGCGCCAGACTCGTCACCCATTCGGACGGGCGACGACTGGCGATGGCGACCGCGTCGATCACCGCTTCGCCGTGCAGAGCCAGAAGCGCCAGCCAGTCGGGAGAGGCCGACAGACTGGCCGCCACCGGCTGCACGGCGCGAGCGAAGGCCGGCACGTCGCCGACCCTGAGCGGTGTGAGTTCGAGACGTTCGCAGCCGATGACGAGTGACACCGGCACCGGCGGCAGGGCTGCAAAGGTGTCGCTCATCATCACAACAGGACGATGCGGCCAAACTGGCCAAGCGCGCCCGCAGCCGCCTTGGTCAGATCAGCCAACACTTGACCGGAGAGTTCGAACTTCATCAGGTCCGCGCTGATAACCGACAAGTCCTTCGCCGGATTGATGGCCACCCGGTAGAGGTCGATCACGACTTCCTTGTTGGCGTCCGCCGTGTTCAAACCTTCGAAGCGAACCCAACGCTCGGGCAGAGGCTGCGTAAACATCGCTGTGACGCTGGCAGCCCCATAGCTGTAACTGGCCGCGATGGCTCCCGTGACGCCGGTGATGTCAGTAAACATGATCGAACCGTGCTTGGCGTTGACCGTGTATTTGCCCGCCGCCACGGTGGTCGCTCCTGCCTTCACCACGACTGTGGAGACGTTTTGCTTGCCGAGCAGATAGAGCTTGCTGAGTTCCGCCGCCGCGATCACCGGCTCGTCGGTCACCGTGCCCGTGGTCACGGTCGTGGTGGAGCCGTAAAGGGCGAGTTCCAGGTTCGACTGGATGAGTTCTTCCAGGGTGCAGGCAAACTCGCCCTTCTTGGTCTTGATGAGTTGAAGATCGGTCAGTCGCTGGCCGGATTGGGATTCCTGATGCTCCAGGGTTTCGACCGAGAGTGACACCTTGAGGTCGGGGACGTTGCCGACGAAGGTGAGGCCTTGCGGATTGCCGCTGGTGTCACGCGAACCGATGAATACGCGTCCTTGTCCAGAGAAATAGGTCATGTGGTGTTACTCCTTGGTTGAGGGAATCGGAGATGCGGGGGTTGCTTCGTTGTGGCGCGAGCGCCGGGGCTCGGCAGACGTGGCGGCCTGGCCAACGCCGTGCTCGATGAGCCAATTCGCCGTGCCGTCATCGACATCGATGATGGTTCCAACGTCATGCTCGACGCCGGCATGGGTGTGGATCTTGAGAAGTTCAATTTGCGACATGGGGTTATCCTTTCTGGGTGAGGTCGTGGGCCAGCGTGCGGTAGGTGACGCGGTAGCGGGATGGCAGTGCCGCCACGTCCATGTCGGAGTCGTCTTGCTGCCAGTCGGTGTCGGTTTCTTCCATCCCCAGCGCCAGGCCACTGAGGGTTACGTCGGCCAACAGCGCGGCGTGTGCGGCGGTCATCAGGCGATCTACTACGGGCTCAGGGAGTTCCGTCGCTGTTCCCGTTGCCAGCGCCACGATGCGAATCACCAGTTCCCGCTCGGTACGATCATTGACGCGGCGTACCGCTTCCGATTCTGGGAAGACAAGGAGCGCAGGCATTTGCGCCCGATCGGACGGCACAGTGGGCTGGCGACGGATCGTCGCTCCCTGTGCCGAGGCAACAGGGGAGAGCCTCGCCACCACGGTTTGAATGATCTGTTCCCGGATGCTTTGCATCACAACCTCGACAAGGTTGCTACCGACTCGGAACCATCCCGAATCTGGCGCACTTCGCGCACCCGGTAGGACTGGCCAGCGATCTCTACCGCATCGCCCTGGCTCAGCGTCAGACGCTCGCTCGGGTATTCGATCTGGTAGTCACGTGAGAGCGCCAGCCCATCAAGCACACTGTCATCCGGCGCACGAAACGCCGCCTGCACCGTGACCGCACCCACCTTTACGGTGGTCAGCAGTCCGCAGCGCGCGGCAGCGTCGTACAGGTCGGCGACGTTCATCGGTGTCAGGCCGCTGTGAGCTTCACCAGCACACCCGGGCGATGGCACATCGGCAGCGGATTCGCTTGGGTATGCAGATCGGTGCCGCGATCGAACTTGCGGGGTTCCTGCTTGGCGTACAGCGGCTGGCCCAGTGTGTTCGCGGTTTCGTTGAAATCAGCCGGTGCAAAGTAGGTGCTGAAGGTGTCCACCGTGCCGATCGGGAAGCAATGTGCTTCACCCGCCGCGATGAAGCGACGCGTCGCA from Sulfurimicrobium lacus carries:
- a CDS encoding phage BR0599 family protein; the encoded protein is MTYTTQEISAAAGQPVELYRFVLGQQVWTVTSARDVITYQAESYQPAVIRRSAVEQSPDFARNGIDLECARDFAVAQLFAAARPNGVVSLTVFRNHLGDAEYITWWKGRVASVVFSGSTAKIRCESIFTALKRPGLRAHYQTGCRHALFDPGCGMNNQAYKVAGTVSALSGLNVTSSALLAQATGWLTGGYLRVGGVPRMITNHSGDTVTLSAVLPGIAVGSAFEAFAGCDRTFATCQSKFGNSLNFGGFPWIPVKNPFAGDSIV
- a CDS encoding DUF6441 family protein, which produces MLKISLTTSGLLDKSTLEAWTRQKQAAIHKAVATGMQAGGKSVADVVRSKMKSDFTVKKAAFVNSLRAKVYDRDKDKLPAVLIGSKIPWLGIHVRGGTLSGRMLIPLTEEGRRIGRRAFKRVIDALIRSGNAYFIQKGGRVILMAENLRENASSLARFKRAERKRTGTKSVKRGQEIPIAVLVPNVTLKRRFDLAGVVRGQLPVLARAIETQLSKI
- a CDS encoding DUF7210 family protein, which encodes MSQIELLKIHTHAGVEHDVGTIIDVDDGTANWLIEHGVGQAATSAEPRRSRHNEATPASPIPSTKE
- a CDS encoding head-tail joining protein → MPSPGCAGEAHSGLTPMNVADLYDAAARCGLLTTVKVGAVTVQAAFRAPDDSVLDGLALSRDYQIEYPSERLTLSQGDAVEIAGQSYRVREVRQIRDGSESVATLSRL